gaaaaaggaaaattttatatgttaatatgGGTAAAAGTCTACAAAAGAAGAATTTACCAAAACCCTATGAAGACTTATTAGGCAGCAAAAAAACCGAATTTCACTATACTGGATCCCCCCGAGCCTATTTTTAACCCTGAAAGATGATATCAGTTCCTTGTACTACCATAATTCGAACCACGAAGCAAGCCGCCTCCAGTGGTCGCTTCATAAACTTGAGAAGGATCGAGAACGGGAGATGAGGATGACTCCCCATTTCTCCCACTTAAATGCAGTTGGGATATATTAGGAAACCCATCAACTCCTTGATCATAGAGCAACCCTTTGAACACATGTCCACCAATCTTAACAACTGCTTCATATGCAAACTCATCCTCCCCCTCCTCGATTGCCGTCACTCTTACACACTTAAATACCGCCGTTGCACGAACTTGCGCCGGCAGTGGCTCTTTAAACTCCGCATCTGCATACACAAAGTTCAGCGTAAAGAAAACCCTACCCAAATTCCACCCTCCAAATATCTAGAAAAAAACacagcaaaaaaaaaagggtaagcACCGAAAGAGGAACAAATACAAACTTTGGGGACTTGAGCAAGTGTCCAAGCTTCTAGGAGGAGTTGTAGCGTTGGAAGTCGATGTATGAGAAGCGGTTGTAGTCTGTGATGTTCTAAGTCTTGGCTTCTTAGGCCCTGCAGTCGAGCCTGACAAACCAGCACCAGCAGCAGTAGCTCCAACCGTCATGAGCTGACGATCTCTCCTTCTAGCAGCTGGCACCCACGTGCTCTTCACGTGAGTAGGGCAATCAAAACTTCGACTTTTACAACATGTTCTACATCTCTTATAGCTACAATCTTTCTTAGCTTGGTTCCCACAGTCTTGACACGTGGCCCCTGAGCTTAAACCCGAACCACCACTCCCGCTCCCCGTCCCACCGATACCACCGCTGCTTTGTATCAAATTCATGGAAGAGGAATTATGGTTATTAGGGTTTGAAGACGATTTTATAAGATAATGAGAAGAATTTGGGTTCTGCCATAACCGCATCCCGGTGAATTTGCTGCGATCATTGTTATTCAACAAATCAGTGTCCTCCGCGTGATGTGGAGCTAAACATGGAGCTGCTGTAAGAAGTGGGATA
The genomic region above belongs to Gossypium hirsutum isolate 1008001.06 chromosome D05, Gossypium_hirsutum_v2.1, whole genome shotgun sequence and contains:
- the LOC107906715 gene encoding protein LATERAL ROOT PRIMORDIUM 1, whose amino-acid sequence is MGMVGLRDFVLVTPASFNHHHRHHHTQDSIMANDQINGPNDPTALGVGVIPLLTAAPCLAPHHAEDTDLLNNNDRSKFTGMRLWQNPNSSHYLIKSSSNPNNHNSSSMNLIQSSGGIGGTGSGSGGSGLSSGATCQDCGNQAKKDCSYKRCRTCCKSRSFDCPTHVKSTWVPAARRRDRQLMTVGATAAGAGLSGSTAGPKKPRLRTSQTTTASHTSTSNATTPPRSLDTCSSPQNAEFKEPLPAQVRATAVFKCVRVTAIEEGEDEFAYEAVVKIGGHVFKGLLYDQGVDGFPNISQLHLSGRNGESSSSPVLDPSQVYEATTGGGLLRGSNYGSTRN